One genomic region from Triticum urartu cultivar G1812 unplaced genomic scaffold, Tu2.1 TuUngrouped_contig_6062, whole genome shotgun sequence encodes:
- the LOC125530091 gene encoding copper transport protein ATX1: MFDLLESNRNKMFSSYYGRQTVVLKVAMSCGGCSGAVKRVLTKMEGVESFDIDMEQQKVTVKGNVKPEDVFQTVSKTGKKTAFWEAEATPAAAAAEAAP; encoded by the exons ATGTTTGATCTGTTAGAATCTAACAGAAACAAAATGTTCTCGTCTTATTATGGTCGGCAGACTGTTGTCCTCAAGGTGGCAATGTCCTGCGGAGGTTGCTCGGGGGCGGTTAAAAGGGTGCTCACCAAAATGGAAG GCGTCGAGAGCTTCGACATCGACATGGAGCAGCAgaaggtgaccgtgaagggcaaCGTCAAGCCAGAAGACGTTTTCCAGACGGTCTCCAAGACCGGGAAGAAGACCGCCTTCTGGGAGGCCGAAGCCACTCCGGCCGCTGCTGCCGCTGAGGCTGCGCCG